A region of the Bos mutus isolate GX-2022 chromosome 18, NWIPB_WYAK_1.1, whole genome shotgun sequence genome:
cggggagaatccctggagaagggaatggcaacccattcgggtattcttgcctgggaagtcccatggacagaggaacctgtgggggctacagtccgtgggggtcacagagtctgaatGGGCAGCAATAACCTCTGAACCCGAGCTGGACCTGAAGCTGGGAGGTATTCGGAAGGTATTTCCTCGGAAGAGAGGGGAGTGGAAGCAGGGACGAACTGGCTGTGTcagacacagaggagcctgggctcctGAGGAAGGGGCGGCAGCTGTGGTGGGAAGACCCAGCTCCGCCCACCTTAGGGCTCTCCTCTGGGACGGCCTCCACACATCCCCACAGATGCTCCGCAGCCGGGACCTGTGgcacccctgccctcccctcgcTCTGCCCAGAGCCCCCACAGCGGAGACCCAGGATCAGCGCAAGCAGAGAGCAGGCAAACGGGGAACCCAGCTCTGGTTTATTAGAAAAGGTGTGAACAGAGTTGCACCGACAGGAgcagcccctcccccgccctctgcccacccccctccacccccgcgCCCCCCCACCCCGGGATGTAGTGCCTCTCAGGGCGCAGCCTCACGTGGCCCGGACAACAGGGTCTCCAAGCCCCGgctgctccccaccccagctccctgaAAGATTTATTGCACTTAAGATAAAGAAAGCTCTGATCCTCGGCTCccatctccccccacccaccccagcccaggccctcACCCTGCCTGGGGCTGCTCCACGAAGTccaactaccaccaccaccaccaccagcgcTCACCGCCCCTCCCAAGCCGCGCCTCCAGCCTGGCCCCGCACCCGGGGCCTTGGGGGGCCATCCCGCCACCACCTAGGACTCCTGCCCTCGATGGGGCAAGCCTGGCCAAATGGGCCCCTGGGAAGAGGCGCTGGGGCCTCGTGAGCCAGATGACTTTGGAGACCGCAtccacttcctcctcccttccacccccagcCCAGAGTCTTCGAGTGTCGACACATAAATAGAAGTGCTTCAGTCAGGGCGAGGAGGGCCACCCCTGTAGCTCCTGCACCCCGTGTAGTGTTGCTGTGTGGGCAGGTGGGCGGGGGTCCCAGGAAGGCCCCCACCCTCTGGTGTCCCGGGCCTCGGAaggctgggggtgagggtgaGCAGATTCTCATGGCTCTGGCCTCAGCTCTTCGAAGACCGATGGGTAACAGGGAGCTTcgggaggagagaaaggggagagcCTGTCAGAGCTGGGGCTCAGACCccggccctggccctggccccggCCCGCACCGCACCTAAAGCGTCACAGTGTCTCCTGCCCAGATTCCTGACTGGCTTCCAGGAGCAGCTCTTCGAGCTCCTTCTCGTTCTTGGAGCAGCTCAGCTCTGTGGGGGGGTCGGGGGAGAAAGGTGGGCGGCCTCCAGTGagctgggagggctgggggcaggagccCTGCCTGAGCCAGACTCATAAAGGAGCATAGGTCCGGGGGCCACTGAGACCCTCAGACTCCAGTCAGCAGATCTGACATGCCCCACCCCCAAGGGGCTCCCAGGGACTCAAGGGAGTAAGGCAGGGACCGAGAACCCAGTCCCACTCATCCATGTCAAGGTCCACTTTCttcaaggagaaactgaggcacccCACGGGTGGATGCTCGGCCAGGGTCACATGCAGCACCCAGGGGCCCCGCCACCCAGCCCCAGGGCGCCTCTCACCGTGTTCCAGGCCACAGCTTCCCACCTTGGCCTCAGGCCCCGGGGGCGGCTCTGGGGACAGTGCCAGGGCGAACTCAGGCTTCAGGCCGTTGGGCAATGGTGGCCCCACCTGGGGCGGCTCCAGCGGTGGCTGGGGCTCAGGAGGCCCAGGGTCCGGAGTGCTGGAGGCCTCAGTGGGCGTCGGGAAAGGTAAGGTGGGGGGGGAGGCTGAGGCGGGTGGGGACACGGGACCAGGAGGGGCGGGGGGCACAGGAGGCTCTGCCCTCTCGGGTGGACTCTCCACCCGGGTCACCACAAACACTTTGTGGCCCCAGCCCGGGCTGGACACGGAGATGCGCTGCTCggcgggggaggaggggcagcctggggggctcctgtccccagggcccagggagTCCGTGGGGGGCaccagggtggggcagggggcctcAGCCCTCTCCCCACCCGCCTCGTCCCTGTCCTCCCCCTCAGAGTCTGAGTCTGAGTCTGAGTCCGGCCCGGGGCTGGGGCCCGGCGCCCCGTTTTCCTGTGCCTCGGCGGCGGGCTCCTCCCGGGGCTCGTCGTCAGGCTGGGGCTCGGTGACAGTGATCTCGGGCATGGAGGCCGACAgctgcagccgctgctccttctCCTCACGCTCCCGCGCCAGCACGAAGTTGCGCTTGCAGCCGTTCTGGATCTCGGCGAGCAGCGCCTTCTGCGTCTCGATGAAGCTCTTCACCTGCGGGCAGAGGAGCGGGCCGGGCTTGGGCTCTGGGTGGCCTGCCCGCAGCGGGTCCCCGGCCTGCCCCCCACCTGCCGGCAGGGAAGAGCCCGCTCACCGCCTCCTTCTTGGGCTCACGGTCGAGGTCCAGGCGCAGCAGGGAGTGGTTCACCTTGAGGGCCAACGACAGCGCCATGAGCCCGCCTGTCTTGATCTCGTTCTCCCGAAGGTCCAGTCTCAGGAGGCGGGGGCTCTCGGCGATGAACTCCGCCACTGCCACCGCGCCTGGGAGGGGGACCGCAGGGGCTGGCCACGGGCCCACACTCGGCtggccgccccccgccccgggcccACCATCCCCCGTGCCCTACCCTCGCATGTGAGCTTGGTGGAGGCCAGGCCGAGGCGCAGCACGCTGCGGTTGCTGATGAGGCCGTTCTTGAGGTTCCGCACGCCCTCGTTCCCGATGGGGTTGTGGCCCAAGTTCAGTGTCTCCAGGCTGTGTGTGTGCGGCTGGAGGGGTTGGCGCACAAGAGCCAGGAAAGGCCCAGGAGGCCAGTCAGGAAAGAGGCAGGCTCTCCTTGGCAGTGCCCCCAATCTGAGCACCAGCGCCTTCCTGCTTTGGGCCGAATCCCTCAGGTACGCAATCTCCCAAGTGCCAGCTGCCCCGTCCACTCCCCAGCCCTCCAAGCATCCAGCCACCCCACAGCCCCAGGCCCACCCTCTGACCTTGCCAGCTTCCTGAGGGCTCTGGGCACAGGCCTGGCTGTGGGTAATTCTTAACCTGGGTCTGAGTCCTTGTACCCTGTGGGCTTGCTTTGAATACTACGTGATGAAGAGATTCAAGACTTACTGAAGACTTCCAGGAATGCTAACTTTCTATGCAAAACGCTTTCCCCTGGCACAAGGCACTCTCTTGTACTAGGCTGTGGTGCTGGGTGTGGAGAGGCAATGAAGGAAGGGCTGCCCTCCTCAGAGAAAGAGGGAGCAGGAGCCGGAGCAGAGACTAAGCAGGGCTGGCGGGAGAGGCCAGGTTCCCCAACTGGCAGGATGAGCCAGGACCgcggaagaggaggaagaagggggacGGGGGAGGTGCTGGAGGAGCCACgctgccccctccctctccagccAACTCACCAGCGTCATGCCCAGGAAAGCCATGCCCGTGTGCGTGAGCTGGTTGTTCCACAGCACCAGGGTCGCCAGCCCCTTCCTCTGCTCCTTAAGGCCCTCGCAGATGTAGGCCAGACCTGGGGAGGCCCGTGGGCAAGTCTTGTCCATGGTTGGGGAGTCTCCCCTGGGGACGCTGGCCCAGGAGCCACCTTCGAGTGCTCAGAAAGCCCCGCCCCGGCCTGCCCAGCCCCACAGGCTCTGGCCCCACTACCTGGGACCTGGCACACACAGCTTTCCAATCCCAGGGATCATTCGTCCTCTGGGTGAGTAGATGAAGGCCTCCCCCACCTGCCTCAGATCTTCACTCAAATCTCGCCCGCTCACAGGACAGTCCTGGCCAGCCTACCCGCAGCAGACAGCTCTGTCCACCATCATGGCTTTGTTTCTCTTCACGGCATGTCTCACCATCTAACAGACATTATTAATGTATCTTGGCTGTGTCTCTCCTGAGACAGAGACCTCTGCCTCACTCACAGGTGTGAACCAGGAGCCAACAGGCCCTGAACGTGGTAGGTGCTCACTGACCATGGCGTCCAGGGccagatgccctggaggaaggcactgGACTTGCTGCCCGATCCTGCACCTCCCTCCCCTGGAACCCTGTCCTCACCGAGGCCAAGGGACTCTGCTCGACAGTGAGCCAGGAGGAAATCAAATTCCTCCCGCTGACAAGGCCCTGGGACTAGTCCCTCTTCACTGCTCACTCAGCTTCGGGCTCACTGGGGCTCTTCCCCCCAGATATCTAATGTCTAAGCTCTTTCCCAGGCTTTCTTGGTGGTTTAAGCAgtaaaacaatctgcctgcaatgcaggagatgggggtttgatccctgggtcaggaagatcctctg
Encoded here:
- the PPP1R37 gene encoding protein phosphatase 1 regulatory subunit 37, producing MEIPPQEAPPGPGADGEAEEAPAEAPSPGPASPPADGRLKAAAKRVTFPSDEDIVSGAVEPKDPWRHAQNVTVDEIIGAYKQACQKLNCRQIPKLLRQLQEFTDLGHRIDCLDLKGEKLDYKTCEALEEVFKRLQFKVVDLEQTNLDEDGASALFDMIEYYESATHLNISFNKHIGTRGWQAAAHMMRKTSCLQYLDARNTPLLDHSAPFVARALRIRSSLAVLHLESSSLSGRPLMLLATALKMNMTLRELYLADNKLNGLQDSAQLGNLLKFNCSLQILDLRNNHVLDSGLAYICEGLKEQRKGLATLVLWNNQLTHTGMAFLGMTLPHTHSLETLNLGHNPIGNEGVRNLKNGLISNRSVLRLGLASTKLTCEGAVAVAEFIAESPRLLRLDLRENEIKTGGLMALSLALKVNHSLLRLDLDREPKKEAVKSFIETQKALLAEIQNGCKRNFVLAREREEKEQRLQLSASMPEITVTEPQPDDEPREEPAAEAQENGAPGPSPGPDSDSDSDSEGEDRDEAGGERAEAPCPTLVPPTDSLGPGDRSPPGCPSSPAEQRISVSSPGWGHKVFVVTRVESPPERAEPPVPPAPPGPVSPPASASPPTLPFPTPTEASSTPDPGPPEPQPPLEPPQVGPPLPNGLKPEFALALSPEPPPGPEAKVGSCGLEHELSCSKNEKELEELLLEASQESGQETL